A single genomic interval of Mangifera indica cultivar Alphonso chromosome 5, CATAS_Mindica_2.1, whole genome shotgun sequence harbors:
- the LOC123217572 gene encoding proteinase inhibitor-like: MAECPGKSTWPELLGANGEAAAAQIEKENANVEAIVILEGSPTTLDFRCDRVWVWVDNDGKVTQVPTIG; the protein is encoded by the coding sequence GGAAGAGCACATGGCCGGAGCTGCTTGGTGCAAATGGGGAGGCTGCTGCTGCTCAGATAGAGAAAGAGAATGCAAATGTTGAGGCAATTGTTATACTGGAGGGATCTCCAACGACTCTGGACTTCAGGTGCGATAGAGTTTGGGTATGGGTGGACAATGATGGGAAGGTCACTCAAGTTCCTACCATCGGTTga